A portion of the Heptranchias perlo isolate sHepPer1 unplaced genomic scaffold, sHepPer1.hap1 HAP1_SCAFFOLD_64, whole genome shotgun sequence genome contains these proteins:
- the LOC137317957 gene encoding histone H2B 1/2-like, with the protein MPEDKKVAAKKGAKKTLRKAPAKGGKKRRKSRKESYSIYVYKRIAGEASRLVHYNKRRTISSREIQSAVRLLLPGELAKHAVSEGTKAVTKYTSSK; encoded by the exons atgcctgaggacaagaaagtagctgccaagaagggcgccaagaaaaccttgaggaAAGCACcggccaagggcggcaagaagcggagaaagtcgaggaaggagagttactccatctacgtttacaaa cgcatcgcgggtgaggcttcccgcctggtccattataataaacggcgcaccatcagctcccgggagatccagagcGCCGTGCGCCTGTTGCTGCCCggagaactggccaagcacgccgtgtcggaagggacaaaggcggtgaccaagtacaccagctccaagtaa